In one Nicotiana sylvestris chromosome 8, ASM39365v2, whole genome shotgun sequence genomic region, the following are encoded:
- the LOC138876421 gene encoding uncharacterized protein: MGENRDISGGRNNGHSSQSRVEMPCFDGVDPCAWLRKCERFFQHNHITDPYQKLEEAVLHLNGKAESWFFSYHISKGVVRWSDFTTEICSRFEGASNSKLNLIGEFKKIEQTGYVDEYLEKFEELKAWVLIRNPTIPEEFFLEFFIEGLKEEIRHTIKMLDPYSFNKAVEKARYKENLLEAVTKAGKFQGNKRSTTGYYTQPIRSSLGGSSYANNKLFESRKAQSLCYKCGEKCHLGHQCKPRQLNAISAATKEEVEEALHQEETMMISEEEIVDEVISLNALSGTEVPNTIKLRGEAKKNSLTILLDSGSTHSFLDMEAARKIGCLISEVVPMRVIVANGNYLMSLYICHKFK, from the coding sequence ATGGCCATTCGTCTCAATCACGAGTGGAAATGCCTTGTTTTGATGGAGTTGACCCTTGCGCATGGTTGAGGAAGTGTGAAAGGTTTTTCCAACATAACCACATCACTGATCCATACCAAAAGCTTGAGGAGGCAGTCCTTCATCTCAATGGTAAGGCTGAATCTTGGTTCTTTTCCTATCACATAAGTAAAGGAGTAGTTAGGTGGTCAGATTTTACTACTGAAATCTGTAGTAGATTTGAGGGTGCATCTAACAGCAAATTAAACCTAATTGGGGAATTCAAAAAAATAGAGCAAACAGGGTATGTAGATGAGTATTTGGAGAAATTTGAAGAACTCAAAGCGTGGGTGTTGATAAGGAATCCTACTATACCAGAAGAATTCTTCCTAGAATTTTTCATAGAAGGattaaaagaagaaattaggCATACAATTAAGATGTTGGACCCCTATTCATTCAACAAGGCAGTAGAGAAAGCCAGGTATAAGGAGAACCTATTGGAAGCTGTCACTAAGGCTGGGAAATTTCAGGGGAACAAGAGATCAACTACAGGATACTATACTCAACCTATTAGAAGTTCACTTGGGGGTTCCAGTTATGCTAACAACAAACTGTTTGAGAGTAGAAAGGCTCAAAGTTtgtgttataagtgtggagaaAAGTGTCATCTTGGGCATCAATGTAAACCTAGACAACTTAATGCTATATCAGCTGCTACTAAAGAAGAAGTAGAGGAGGCCCTACATCAAGAGGAAACAATGATGATATCAGAAGAAGAGATAGTGGATGAGGTAATAAGCCTAAATGCACTATCTGGCACTGAAGTTCCCAACACTATTAAATTGAGAGGTGAAGCCAAAAAGAATTCCCTAACTATTTTACTGGATTCAGGAAGCACACACAGTTTTTTGGATATGGAAGCAGCAAGGAAAATAGGTTGCCTTATTTCAGAAGTTGTGCCTATGAGGGTGATAGTAGCAAATGGCAACTACTTAATGAGTTTGTACATTTGTCACAAATTCAAATAG